In Pseudoalteromonas sp. MM1, a single window of DNA contains:
- a CDS encoding TonB-dependent receptor, giving the protein MKKSTLGLAVIAAIPMFSSMQVVAAEDGANAIEKIQVTGSRIKRADMETASPVTLIGADDIAATGAVSVDAVLQKMTATGGAMTNPGINNGSGGNASIDLRGLGSQRTLVLVNGRRMINSGTGAASTVDLNTIPVSMIKHIEVLKDGASAVYGTDAVAGVVNIILKDDFEGLDLNVKSAITTEGDADETSFDITMGGSFGRGNVVIGLQYTDRGDASQADRSFSDCPLTEDGDGSAPYCSGSSYTPNGHVWSGDESLQGQADNGWHDFGSDDAYNYSSDSYLYTPMRRLNLTGIGSFDLTDDTRLYSEFTYSKRWSEQQMAPQPVWFDFDYTEDMGDSLTSHNINYGDEVSYGRRMTDTGTRDFSQVVDTVRTVVGAAGYLDSGYDWDVSVIFGRNDSVDRLSNLHNMGSIQDAIEAGDFNPLMQSSWSAENLSDYVYTEQNSGGSQLLMFTASLAGEVMELPAGYVGFAAGVERREEKAWYIPDSITSQGLANDPRVEPTSGRFDVNEAYLELAIPLVSDAFLAQNVELSTAIRAFDYSTFGSDETWKLGLTWRVNDEIMLRGVRSTAFRAPTVAELYSGNSPSFEQVSFPGAQDQAEVTVGGNDQLTPEEADTLTAGIVYEPEWFEGFSMTLDYYDIEIENAIATVNNQYIVDSCLASDGSLANQGTALCSSAAVSFNQSTGRIAFNNQLQNVGYEQTKGYDLNLNYTFDAAGLAWNTSLDVTYLDEYLVDVVESSIDYAGLITSGIGGYADVKANFELTVKGDAWNANYKARYIAGMDSYSCQGDESSCYAPTTPSVVYHDISGAYIFNETVSVTAGVNNLFDKQPPYYTGNNDSNTDPYTYDVLGRRVFAGVNVKF; this is encoded by the coding sequence ATGAAAAAATCAACTCTTGGTTTAGCTGTAATCGCAGCAATCCCAATGTTCTCAAGTATGCAAGTAGTAGCGGCCGAAGATGGCGCAAACGCTATTGAAAAAATTCAAGTAACGGGTTCTCGCATTAAGCGCGCAGATATGGAAACCGCTAGCCCAGTTACTTTAATCGGTGCAGATGACATTGCTGCAACCGGCGCAGTTTCGGTTGATGCCGTATTACAAAAAATGACTGCTACTGGTGGTGCAATGACCAACCCAGGTATTAACAATGGTTCTGGTGGTAATGCTTCTATCGATTTACGTGGTTTAGGTTCACAACGTACATTAGTACTTGTAAATGGCCGTCGTATGATCAACTCAGGTACAGGTGCTGCCTCTACTGTTGATTTAAACACGATTCCTGTTTCAATGATCAAGCACATTGAAGTACTTAAAGATGGTGCATCTGCAGTATACGGTACTGATGCGGTTGCAGGTGTTGTAAACATCATCTTAAAAGACGACTTTGAAGGTTTAGACTTAAATGTTAAATCTGCAATCACTACAGAAGGTGATGCTGATGAAACGTCATTCGATATCACTATGGGTGGTAGCTTTGGTCGTGGTAACGTTGTAATTGGTCTTCAATACACTGACCGTGGTGACGCATCTCAAGCAGATCGTAGCTTCTCTGATTGTCCATTAACTGAAGATGGCGACGGCAGTGCACCTTACTGTTCTGGTTCTTCATACACGCCAAATGGCCACGTATGGTCAGGTGATGAATCACTACAAGGTCAAGCAGACAACGGCTGGCATGACTTTGGTTCTGATGATGCGTACAACTACTCATCAGACAGCTACCTATACACGCCTATGCGCCGTTTAAACCTTACAGGTATTGGTAGCTTCGATTTAACAGATGACACGCGTTTATACTCAGAATTCACATACTCTAAGCGTTGGTCAGAGCAACAAATGGCGCCACAGCCTGTATGGTTTGACTTTGATTACACTGAAGATATGGGCGACTCACTAACAAGCCACAATATTAACTACGGTGATGAAGTTTCTTACGGTCGTCGTATGACAGACACAGGTACTCGTGATTTTTCACAAGTTGTTGACACTGTGCGTACGGTAGTAGGTGCTGCAGGTTACCTTGACAGCGGTTACGATTGGGATGTGTCTGTAATTTTTGGTCGTAACGATTCAGTTGACCGTTTAAGCAACCTTCACAATATGGGCTCTATCCAAGATGCAATCGAAGCGGGCGATTTTAACCCACTTATGCAATCTTCTTGGTCTGCTGAGAACTTAAGTGATTACGTTTACACTGAGCAAAACTCAGGTGGTAGCCAATTACTAATGTTCACTGCATCATTAGCGGGCGAAGTAATGGAGCTTCCTGCCGGTTACGTAGGTTTTGCTGCTGGTGTTGAGCGCCGTGAAGAAAAAGCATGGTACATTCCAGATTCAATCACGTCTCAAGGTCTTGCAAACGACCCACGTGTTGAGCCTACAAGCGGTCGTTTTGACGTAAACGAAGCGTACTTAGAGCTTGCAATTCCTTTAGTTAGCGATGCGTTCTTAGCGCAAAACGTTGAACTAAGTACTGCAATCCGCGCTTTTGATTACAGCACGTTTGGTTCTGACGAAACATGGAAATTGGGTTTAACTTGGCGTGTAAACGATGAAATAATGCTACGTGGTGTTCGCTCTACAGCATTCCGCGCGCCTACAGTAGCTGAGCTATACTCAGGTAATTCACCTTCGTTTGAACAAGTTAGCTTCCCTGGTGCACAAGACCAAGCAGAAGTAACTGTTGGTGGTAATGACCAATTAACGCCAGAAGAAGCTGATACGCTAACAGCGGGTATTGTGTATGAGCCAGAGTGGTTTGAAGGTTTTTCAATGACGCTAGATTACTACGACATTGAAATTGAAAACGCAATTGCTACTGTTAACAACCAATACATTGTTGACTCTTGTTTAGCATCAGATGGCTCATTAGCTAACCAAGGTACTGCGCTATGTAGCTCAGCTGCGGTATCGTTTAACCAAAGCACTGGCCGTATTGCTTTTAATAACCAACTACAAAACGTAGGTTATGAGCAAACTAAAGGCTACGACTTAAACTTAAACTACACATTTGATGCAGCTGGTCTGGCGTGGAATACATCACTAGATGTTACTTACCTAGACGAGTACCTAGTAGATGTTGTTGAATCAAGCATTGATTACGCTGGTTTAATTACTTCTGGTATTGGTGGTTATGCCGATGTTAAAGCTAACTTTGAGCTAACTGTGAAAGGCGACGCTTGGAACGCAAACTACAAAGCACGCTACATTGCAGGAATGGATAGCTACAGCTGTCAAGGTGATGAGTCATCATGTTATGCGCCTACAACGCCATCTGTTGTATATCATGACATAAGCGGTGCATACATCTTTAACGAGACTGTGTCAGTAACTGCAGGTGTTAACAACTTATTTGATAAGCAACCTCCTTACTACACAGGTAACAACGATTCTAACACTGACCCGTACACATACGATGTACTAGGTCGCCGTGTATTTGCTGGTGTAAACGTTAAGTTTTAA
- a CDS encoding peptidoglycan binding protein CsiV: MLLKKSLIVLCCLFSSTALAERWFEVEVLIFKQRPAPYLQEDFSLKHEPIKAKNTLELLTPLYTEQAMQACIDGDSRFQKRTFTDSLVNANPQSGVCDNSIDFMQSYDELPVTPLAPPQDTMDEPYLLAPEQLQFNAQRRELDRKGLSPLLHTGWRFEGASKSRAPSVHLISGEHIKRDVNTTPNYANPDFISLVQSKPQLFETSEQPLSYWELDGLFKIHLRHYLYITADFDVNEKLPNGDIESARFSQFKRVISGEIHYFDHPRMGMIVQIRKYKH; this comes from the coding sequence ATGTTGCTAAAAAAATCGCTTATCGTGCTATGTTGCTTATTTAGCAGCACCGCACTTGCAGAACGTTGGTTTGAAGTAGAAGTGCTGATATTTAAACAGCGCCCTGCACCCTATTTACAAGAAGACTTTAGCTTAAAACACGAACCCATTAAGGCTAAAAATACCTTAGAGTTACTTACTCCTTTATACACAGAGCAAGCAATGCAAGCGTGCATAGATGGCGATAGTCGTTTTCAAAAACGCACCTTTACCGATTCTTTAGTTAATGCCAACCCGCAATCGGGTGTGTGTGATAACAGTATCGACTTTATGCAAAGTTACGACGAGCTACCTGTAACGCCATTAGCACCGCCGCAAGATACAATGGATGAGCCTTACCTACTGGCTCCCGAACAATTACAATTTAACGCTCAACGCCGAGAGCTTGACCGCAAAGGTTTATCACCCCTGCTGCACACAGGCTGGCGTTTTGAAGGGGCAAGTAAATCGCGCGCGCCAAGCGTACACTTAATTTCTGGGGAGCATATAAAGCGCGATGTTAACACCACGCCAAATTATGCAAACCCCGACTTTATTAGCCTTGTTCAAAGTAAACCACAACTGTTTGAGACCTCTGAACAACCCCTAAGCTATTGGGAACTAGATGGTTTATTTAAAATACATTTACGCCACTACCTATACATCACCGCGGACTTTGACGTAAACGAAAAACTACCCAATGGGGATATTGAATCAGCCCGCTTTTCACAATTTAAACGTGTAATTAGTGGTGAAATCCATTACTTTGATCATCCTCGTATGGGCATGATTGTACAAATACGAAAGTATAAACACTAA
- the mfd gene encoding transcription-repair coupling factor, with protein MAFEQWAALPWVKSQKDKIQWGQLTGSALSIAIAEGVKQQNDLVLIVTPDTPSALRLETELEYLLTDNPVMVFPDWETLPYDHFSPHQDIISARLATLNTLKNEQQSVLIVPVSTLMLRTAPASFIYGSTLNFEVGDKLDTHNLRSNLEQAGYLNVQQVMEHGEYAIRGSIVDLYPMGSVHPFRLDFFDDELDSIRLFDVETQRSDEKVDKIELLPAHEFPTNEADVERFRINYRDKFGASSEQDSVYMQVSKGTWPAGIEYYMPLFFEKLATIFDYLPNTTTVMQLGDLEHAADTFWHDVNVRYENRRVDPLRPLLAPSELYQPINELFSNLGKFARIRLSQAKLPTKAGNKNLNVSELPAVRIDHKQHEPYGAFINYVAEQKKKKSRILLSVESDGRRESLLSVLKPSGLKFKEFESLQQFTQSQSDVGLIVSPLEQSVVLGTKPSLSIITEQELLGIKVSQRRRRKHKYEASQDALIRNLAELKEGQPIVHLDHGVGRYQGLQTIDAAGVITEFVTITYAGEAKLYVPVSALHMLSRYSGGEEASAPLHKLGSDAWEKAKKRAAEKVRDVAAELLDIYAQRQAKPGNKFALDGQSYRQFSDSFPFEETDDQRNAIEAVLGDMQSKLAMDRLVCGDVGFGKTEVAMRAAFVAVNDNKQVAVLVPTTLLAQQHYENFKDRFADFPIEVGVLSRFNSTKEQKDTLEKMADGKLDIVIGTHKLIQQDIKFNDLGLLIVDEEHRFGVRQKEKIKSLRADVDILTLTATPIPRTLNMAMSGMRDLSIIATPPAKRLAVKTFVRQRDSDLIREAILREIKRGGQVYFLHNNVETIERVSQEISEWVPEASVTSAHGQMREQELEQIMTDFYHQKYNVLVCTTIIETGIDVPTANTIIMDRADKLGLAQLHQLRGRVGRSHHQAYAYLLTGDAKALSKDATKRLQAIESLEDLGAGFALATHDLEIRGAGELLGDDQSGQMQTIGFSLYMEMLEQAVNALKNGKEPTLENLLQQQTDVDLKLPALLPDDYIHDVNARLGMYKRIASCANLADMDELQVELIDRFGLLPDATKNLFSLQQLKMRASDLGITKIEANPKGGYFEFSQNTKVNPSFIIGLIQSAPHVYKMDGANKLRFAINEVNPRERLKMVTAMIADFEKKVSH; from the coding sequence ATGGCGTTTGAGCAATGGGCAGCCTTGCCTTGGGTAAAATCTCAAAAAGATAAAATTCAATGGGGGCAGCTAACTGGCAGTGCATTAAGTATAGCCATTGCAGAAGGTGTAAAACAGCAAAACGATTTAGTGCTTATAGTAACACCAGATACGCCAAGCGCATTACGACTTGAAACCGAACTCGAATACTTACTCACCGATAACCCGGTAATGGTATTTCCTGATTGGGAAACCTTACCGTATGACCATTTTTCTCCGCACCAAGATATTATATCAGCCCGTTTAGCCACACTTAATACGTTAAAAAACGAGCAACAAAGCGTGCTTATAGTGCCTGTATCTACCTTAATGTTACGTACTGCGCCCGCATCGTTTATTTATGGCTCTACCCTTAATTTTGAAGTAGGCGATAAGCTCGACACCCATAACTTGCGTAGTAATTTAGAACAAGCTGGGTATTTAAACGTACAGCAGGTAATGGAACACGGCGAATATGCGATACGTGGCTCTATTGTTGATTTATACCCAATGGGCAGTGTACACCCCTTTAGGCTCGACTTTTTTGATGATGAACTCGACTCTATTCGCTTATTTGACGTTGAAACCCAGCGATCAGATGAAAAAGTTGATAAAATTGAGTTACTTCCCGCGCATGAATTTCCAACCAACGAAGCAGACGTTGAGCGTTTTAGAATAAATTATCGCGATAAATTTGGTGCCAGCTCAGAGCAAGACTCTGTTTATATGCAAGTAAGCAAAGGTACGTGGCCTGCCGGTATTGAATACTACATGCCGCTGTTTTTTGAAAAGCTGGCCACCATTTTTGATTACTTGCCAAACACCACTACGGTTATGCAATTAGGTGATTTAGAACACGCCGCAGATACCTTTTGGCACGATGTAAACGTACGCTACGAAAACCGTAGAGTAGATCCGCTGCGCCCACTGCTGGCGCCGAGCGAGTTGTATCAACCTATTAATGAGTTGTTTTCTAATTTAGGTAAGTTTGCACGAATACGTTTATCGCAAGCTAAATTACCCACTAAAGCGGGTAATAAAAACTTAAATGTGAGCGAGCTTCCCGCAGTAAGAATCGATCATAAACAACACGAACCCTACGGGGCATTTATTAACTATGTGGCAGAGCAAAAAAAGAAAAAAAGCCGCATTTTATTAAGTGTTGAGTCTGATGGTCGCCGCGAGTCTTTATTAAGCGTACTTAAGCCAAGTGGGTTAAAGTTTAAAGAATTTGAAAGCTTACAGCAATTTACACAAAGCCAAAGCGATGTAGGCTTAATTGTAAGCCCGCTTGAGCAAAGTGTTGTACTGGGTACAAAACCTAGCCTTTCTATTATTACCGAGCAAGAGCTGTTAGGTATTAAGGTGTCGCAACGTAGGCGCCGTAAACATAAATACGAAGCAAGCCAAGATGCGCTAATTCGCAACTTAGCCGAGCTTAAAGAAGGCCAGCCAATTGTTCACCTTGATCACGGTGTTGGCCGCTATCAAGGCCTGCAAACAATTGACGCAGCAGGTGTAATCACTGAGTTTGTTACCATCACCTATGCTGGTGAGGCAAAGCTGTATGTGCCGGTATCGGCACTGCATATGCTAAGCCGTTATTCTGGCGGTGAAGAAGCAAGCGCCCCGCTTCACAAACTTGGCTCAGATGCCTGGGAAAAAGCCAAAAAACGCGCCGCCGAAAAAGTACGCGACGTGGCCGCAGAGCTATTAGATATTTACGCACAGCGCCAAGCAAAACCAGGTAATAAATTTGCACTCGATGGGCAAAGTTATCGCCAATTTAGCGACAGCTTCCCATTTGAAGAAACGGACGATCAGCGTAATGCTATTGAAGCCGTTCTTGGCGATATGCAATCAAAACTTGCTATGGACCGTTTAGTGTGTGGCGATGTAGGCTTTGGTAAAACAGAAGTAGCTATGCGCGCCGCATTTGTAGCGGTTAACGACAACAAACAAGTCGCTGTGCTGGTACCAACCACATTACTTGCTCAGCAACACTATGAAAACTTTAAAGACCGTTTTGCCGACTTCCCAATTGAAGTGGGTGTGTTGTCGCGTTTTAATTCAACTAAAGAGCAAAAAGACACGCTCGAAAAAATGGCCGACGGTAAGCTAGATATCGTTATTGGCACGCATAAATTAATTCAGCAAGATATTAAGTTTAACGACTTAGGTTTACTGATTGTTGATGAAGAACATCGCTTTGGCGTGCGCCAAAAAGAAAAAATAAAATCATTGCGCGCTGATGTAGATATTTTAACACTGACTGCAACGCCTATTCCGCGTACATTAAACATGGCGATGAGCGGTATGCGTGATTTATCTATTATTGCCACCCCACCGGCTAAGCGTTTGGCAGTTAAAACCTTTGTACGCCAGCGCGACAGCGACTTAATACGTGAAGCGATACTGCGTGAAATTAAACGCGGCGGCCAAGTGTACTTTTTGCATAACAATGTTGAGACAATTGAGCGAGTATCACAAGAGATCAGCGAATGGGTGCCTGAGGCGAGTGTCACCTCTGCTCATGGGCAAATGCGCGAGCAAGAGCTTGAGCAAATAATGACTGATTTTTATCATCAAAAATACAATGTATTGGTATGTACCACCATTATTGAAACTGGTATTGATGTGCCTACCGCTAATACAATTATTATGGACAGGGCCGATAAACTTGGTCTTGCGCAATTACACCAATTACGCGGCCGTGTTGGACGAAGCCACCATCAAGCGTATGCGTATCTATTAACTGGTGATGCTAAGGCACTTTCTAAAGATGCCACTAAACGCTTACAAGCCATTGAGTCACTTGAAGATTTAGGCGCAGGTTTTGCTCTTGCAACACATGATTTAGAAATACGTGGTGCGGGTGAGCTATTAGGCGATGATCAATCAGGGCAAATGCAAACCATTGGCTTTAGTTTGTATATGGAAATGCTAGAGCAGGCAGTTAATGCCCTAAAAAATGGCAAAGAGCCAACGCTTGAGAACTTGCTGCAGCAACAAACAGACGTTGATTTAAAACTCCCTGCTTTATTACCTGATGATTACATACATGATGTTAATGCGCGTTTAGGTATGTACAAGCGCATAGCAAGTTGTGCTAACCTTGCCGATATGGACGAATTACAAGTAGAGCTAATAGACCGATTTGGTTTATTACCTGATGCCACTAAAAACCTATTCAGTTTGCAGCAACTAAAAATGCGTGCCAGCGATTTAGGCATTACAAAAATAGAGGCAAACCCTAAAGGAGGCTACTTTGAGTTTAGTCAAAATACCAAGGTTAATCCTAGCTTCATCATAGGCTTGATACAAAGTGCACCCCATGTGTACAAAATGGATGGCGCAAACAAATTGCGCTTTGCAATTAATGAGGTAAACCCTCGTGAACGCTTAAAAATGGTCACTGCAATGATTGCAGATTTCGAAAAAAAGGTTAGCCATTAA
- a CDS encoding carbon-nitrogen hydrolase, which yields MTSPAKLTVALVQQTNSDNAEQNMAKSIAGIRDAAKQGAQLVVLQELHRSLYFCQTEDVDVFDLAETIPGPSSNTLGELAKELGIVIVASLFEKRATGLYHNTAVVLEKDGTIAGKYRKMHIPDDPGFYEKFYFTPGDLGFEPIQTSVGKLGVLVCWDQWFPEAARLMAMAGAEILIYPTAIGWDPRDDNAEQTRQKDAWVISQRAHAVANGVPVISCNRVGHENDPSGQSKGIQFWGNSFIAGPQGEMLSEANNSDEQILVVELDQKASENVRRIWPYLRDRRVDHYQDLTKIYRD from the coding sequence ATGACAAGCCCTGCAAAATTAACCGTTGCCCTAGTGCAACAAACTAACAGTGATAATGCCGAGCAAAATATGGCTAAGTCGATTGCTGGCATTCGTGATGCTGCTAAGCAAGGCGCACAACTTGTGGTTTTACAAGAGCTGCATCGTAGTCTGTATTTTTGCCAAACAGAAGATGTGGATGTATTTGACCTAGCCGAAACAATTCCCGGCCCAAGCTCAAATACATTGGGCGAGCTTGCTAAAGAGCTAGGCATCGTTATTGTGGCTTCACTATTTGAAAAACGTGCCACTGGGCTTTATCACAATACTGCGGTGGTACTTGAAAAAGACGGCACCATTGCGGGTAAGTACCGTAAAATGCACATTCCTGATGACCCAGGTTTTTACGAAAAATTTTACTTTACCCCAGGCGATTTAGGCTTTGAGCCAATTCAAACCTCAGTAGGTAAATTGGGTGTATTAGTATGCTGGGATCAATGGTTCCCAGAGGCGGCGCGTTTAATGGCTATGGCCGGCGCTGAGATATTAATTTACCCAACCGCAATTGGCTGGGATCCACGTGATGATAACGCAGAGCAAACACGCCAAAAAGACGCGTGGGTAATAAGCCAACGTGCGCATGCGGTTGCCAACGGCGTACCCGTTATTAGCTGTAACCGTGTAGGCCACGAAAATGACCCTAGCGGACAAAGTAAAGGCATACAATTTTGGGGTAACTCATTTATTGCCGGCCCACAAGGCGAAATGCTCTCAGAGGCAAACAATTCCGATGAGCAAATTTTAGTAGTAGAGCTTGATCAAAAAGCCTCAGAAAACGTAAGACGTATATGGCCGTACTTACGCGACCGCAGAGTTGATCACTATCAAGACTTAACAAAAATTTACCGAGACTAA
- a CDS encoding agmatine/peptidylarginine deiminase, with protein sequence MNFRLLPEWAEQDAVMLTWPHAQTDWADTLERVEPVYVELATHITAVQQLVIVAHNTALKSHITALLTKANINLSKVHFVVTPTNDTWARDHGPITCANINDSRQLKIYDFTFNGWGNKFESTLDNKINAVLVNKLSNSNTEYQALDIVLEGGGIEINEHGVLLTTSECLLNKNRNPDLSSGDIESILKTHLGATDFLWVDHGYLAGDDTDSHIDTLVRFAPNNTLVYVKCDTKEDEHFNALDAMEKQLQSFKTQNNTPYTLIDLPWPKPVFDDDNTRLPATYANYLIINNTVLVPTYNDDNDALALAQVQKAYPTHTIIGVNCLPIIEQFGSLHCITMQLPRGFLAGAAQ encoded by the coding sequence ATGAACTTTAGACTTTTACCTGAATGGGCTGAGCAAGACGCCGTTATGCTAACCTGGCCCCATGCACAAACTGACTGGGCTGATACGCTTGAACGCGTAGAGCCTGTTTATGTTGAGCTTGCAACGCATATCACAGCCGTGCAACAACTTGTTATTGTTGCTCATAACACGGCACTTAAAAGCCACATTACTGCCTTGCTAACAAAAGCGAATATAAACTTAAGCAAAGTGCACTTTGTTGTTACGCCAACAAACGATACGTGGGCGCGCGATCACGGCCCTATTACCTGTGCAAATATTAACGACTCTCGGCAACTTAAAATTTACGATTTTACCTTTAATGGCTGGGGTAATAAGTTCGAAAGTACCCTCGATAATAAAATTAACGCAGTACTGGTAAACAAGCTGAGTAATTCAAACACTGAGTACCAAGCCCTTGATATAGTACTTGAAGGCGGCGGTATTGAAATTAACGAACACGGTGTATTGCTTACAACCAGCGAATGTTTACTGAATAAAAATCGTAACCCAGATTTATCATCAGGCGATATTGAGTCAATTTTAAAAACGCATTTAGGCGCAACTGACTTTTTATGGGTAGATCATGGCTATCTAGCTGGTGATGATACCGACAGCCACATTGACACACTGGTACGCTTTGCGCCAAATAATACACTTGTATATGTTAAGTGCGATACGAAAGAAGATGAGCACTTTAACGCATTAGATGCGATGGAAAAACAGCTGCAAAGCTTTAAAACGCAAAATAATACCCCATATACATTAATTGATTTGCCGTGGCCAAAACCGGTGTTTGATGATGATAACACCCGATTACCGGCAACGTACGCAAATTACTTGATTATCAATAATACGGTTTTAGTTCCTACGTATAACGATGACAATGACGCACTAGCACTAGCGCAAGTTCAAAAAGCGTACCCAACGCACACTATTATTGGCGTTAATTGCCTACCTATTATTGAACAATTTGGTAGTTTGCATTGCATTACTATGCAATTACCTCGTGGATTTTTAGCTGGAGCAGCACAATGA
- a CDS encoding PilZ domain-containing protein codes for MNSQRLSEFEEYFQINESIRVNLFAVENQLVPQSQLALEDDIPPLFKLANEVSELEQASLRPLRNLGDLAQELAAFLQAQSRKIDLIMSHILASEQAQDNAIQCDSYGGGGIRFTSPDVYTIGQSFRTKLFLHHEASAVYCYTEVVAIEKQDNEHYQYTLLFTAIRTTDQELVVRASLHAQTRQLKKRQELEQIGDDTSSDK; via the coding sequence ATGAACAGTCAAAGATTAAGCGAATTTGAAGAATACTTTCAAATAAATGAAAGTATTCGAGTAAACTTATTTGCTGTAGAAAATCAGTTAGTGCCGCAATCTCAACTCGCGCTTGAAGACGACATACCTCCTCTATTTAAGCTAGCTAACGAAGTCAGTGAGCTTGAACAGGCATCTTTAAGGCCCCTGAGAAACTTAGGCGATTTAGCACAAGAGCTGGCGGCTTTTTTACAAGCACAGTCTCGTAAAATTGATTTAATAATGAGCCACATTTTAGCCTCAGAGCAAGCTCAAGATAACGCCATCCAGTGTGATAGCTACGGTGGAGGCGGCATACGCTTTACTTCGCCCGATGTATACACAATAGGCCAATCATTTAGAACAAAGCTATTTTTGCACCACGAAGCCTCAGCCGTTTACTGCTATACAGAAGTTGTTGCCATTGAAAAACAAGACAACGAACATTACCAATACACATTACTGTTTACTGCAATAAGAACCACAGACCAAGAATTAGTTGTAAGAGCCAGCTTGCACGCACAAACACGCCAGCTAAAAAAACGCCAAGAACTTGAACAAATTGGCGATGATACAAGCAGCGATAAATAG
- a CDS encoding haloacid dehalogenase type II, with the protein MSILKSLKTLTLSLLIGSSVVSGLAQADEKPTQVKPKVLIFDVNETLLDLTSMRTSIGKALGGREDLLPLWFSTMLHHSLVDTVSGNYHDFGQIGVASLLMVAKNNNIDITSEQAKTAIVTPLLTLPPHKDVKEGLAKLKAQGYKLVSLTNSSNKGVKAQFESAGLMSFFDERYSIEDIKIYKPDLRAYEWVLTKLNVKANEAMMVAAHGWDVAGAKEAGLQTTFIARPGKTLYPLAKKPDHVVKDLHELAALLK; encoded by the coding sequence ATGTCTATTTTAAAATCGTTAAAAACACTTACCCTATCACTACTTATAGGTAGCAGTGTAGTTTCTGGTTTAGCACAAGCTGATGAAAAACCTACACAGGTAAAACCTAAAGTACTTATTTTTGATGTAAACGAAACACTCCTTGATTTAACCTCAATGCGCACTTCTATTGGTAAAGCGCTGGGTGGGCGTGAAGATTTATTACCACTGTGGTTCTCGACCATGTTGCATCATTCACTCGTTGATACTGTAAGTGGCAATTACCATGATTTTGGTCAAATAGGGGTTGCTTCGTTACTTATGGTCGCTAAGAATAACAATATTGATATAACCAGCGAACAAGCAAAAACAGCCATTGTTACCCCGCTTTTAACCCTGCCACCTCATAAAGATGTGAAAGAAGGACTGGCAAAACTCAAAGCACAGGGCTATAAGTTAGTAAGTCTGACAAATTCTTCAAACAAAGGCGTTAAAGCCCAGTTTGAGAGCGCTGGATTAATGTCGTTCTTTGATGAGCGCTACAGCATTGAAGATATTAAAATTTATAAACCAGACTTACGTGCCTACGAGTGGGTGTTAACTAAATTAAATGTAAAAGCAAATGAAGCAATGATGGTCGCGGCGCACGGTTGGGATGTAGCAGGTGCAAAAGAAGCCGGCTTACAAACAACCTTTATAGCCCGCCCAGGTAAAACACTTTACCCACTGGCTAAAAAACCAGACCATGTTGTGAAAGATTTACATGAATTAGCCGCTCTACTTAAATAA
- a CDS encoding peroxiredoxin-like family protein, whose amino-acid sequence MSLKAQIDAYNVQKEAKLPADVLALMDKTNEELIAQHIKNNALQVGAKVNNFNLSNHNGETIELTDLLNKGPVIISFYRGGWCPYCNLELKALNNYLPQFKTQSAQLIAISPQLPDETLSTAQKNALEFDVLSDVSNKVADQFGLLFTLDERIQALYTQFGIDFEKYYGDKSYKLPLPATYVINQQGIITYAFLNEDYTLRAEPADVMAALESEHK is encoded by the coding sequence ATGAGTTTAAAAGCGCAGATTGATGCATATAATGTGCAAAAAGAAGCCAAATTACCGGCTGATGTTTTAGCCTTAATGGACAAAACGAATGAAGAGCTTATTGCTCAGCACATTAAAAATAACGCCTTACAAGTAGGCGCTAAAGTAAATAACTTTAATTTAAGTAACCATAACGGCGAAACTATTGAGCTTACTGACTTACTAAATAAAGGCCCAGTAATTATTAGTTTTTACCGCGGCGGGTGGTGCCCATATTGTAACTTAGAGCTAAAAGCACTAAATAACTACTTGCCACAATTTAAAACACAAAGTGCTCAGCTCATTGCTATATCGCCACAACTACCTGACGAAACACTTTCTACTGCGCAAAAAAATGCTCTTGAATTTGATGTACTCTCGGATGTAAGTAATAAAGTGGCTGATCAATTTGGCTTACTGTTTACACTAGATGAGCGTATTCAAGCACTTTATACGCAATTTGGTATTGATTTTGAAAAATATTACGGCGATAAAAGCTATAAATTACCTTTACCAGCTACGTATGTAATAAATCAACAGGGCATAATTACTTATGCCTTTTTAAACGAAGACTACACCCTACGCGCAGAGCCTGCAGATGTAATGGCCGCCCTTGAATCGGAGCACAAATAA